One region of Leptospira bandrabouensis genomic DNA includes:
- a CDS encoding FliI/YscN family ATPase, with protein MIEKKFTEHIDAISKYLNVVEKIEPIRKSGVVVSVVGNVIYSQGPPDSKVGEILEVERGSDKGYLPCVLVGFKDHLYTLMPLGDTQQIFPHAFVFSSGRQITLNAGPELLGRVLNGLGKPIDNKGILITKEERPSEPRFLNPLDRPPITDILETGVRAIDGMLTVGRGQRIGIFSGSGVGKSSLLGMIARYTNADVNVVALIGERGREVNEFLHVELGKEAMTRSVVFVATSDSSKMEQVSCANLACSAAEYFRDKGMSVNLYMDSLTRYAEALRELSIGEPVVTKGYASSVFTKMAKLVERAGTSHNGGSITGFYTVLTDAEDDMDDIVADKVRGFIDGHIVLTRKLAEQSHYPAIDVPASLSRLMQKIVNEDHYMRSSIVRELISKYKSSEDIILLNAYVRGADEKVDMAIDKKSQIDDYLRQRIEEKSSYQDATNRLAKILQSSARVEDDF; from the coding sequence ATGATCGAAAAGAAATTTACGGAACATATCGATGCCATTTCCAAATACCTGAATGTCGTCGAAAAAATTGAACCCATTCGCAAAAGTGGGGTCGTTGTATCCGTAGTGGGTAATGTCATTTACTCCCAAGGACCACCTGATTCCAAGGTGGGAGAAATTTTAGAAGTAGAACGAGGGTCTGACAAAGGTTATTTGCCATGTGTACTGGTCGGTTTTAAAGACCATCTTTACACCTTAATGCCATTAGGTGATACTCAACAAATATTTCCTCATGCATTTGTATTTTCTTCGGGAAGACAAATTACTCTGAATGCAGGTCCAGAACTTTTAGGAAGAGTGTTAAACGGTCTTGGCAAACCCATTGATAACAAAGGGATTCTCATTACTAAAGAAGAGAGACCTTCAGAACCAAGGTTTTTAAACCCCCTAGACCGCCCTCCCATCACCGATATCTTAGAGACGGGAGTTCGGGCCATTGATGGAATGTTAACGGTAGGTCGTGGACAAAGGATTGGAATTTTTTCCGGTTCCGGTGTTGGTAAATCAAGTTTACTCGGTATGATTGCTCGTTACACAAATGCTGATGTAAACGTTGTTGCTCTTATCGGAGAAAGAGGACGCGAAGTAAATGAATTTTTACACGTGGAACTTGGCAAAGAAGCAATGACTAGGTCTGTTGTATTTGTAGCCACTTCAGACTCTTCGAAAATGGAACAAGTCAGTTGTGCAAACCTTGCCTGTTCTGCAGCTGAATATTTCCGAGACAAAGGGATGTCCGTCAATTTATATATGGATTCTCTTACACGTTATGCCGAAGCACTACGAGAACTTTCCATCGGAGAACCTGTGGTAACCAAAGGTTATGCATCTAGTGTCTTCACAAAAATGGCAAAACTTGTAGAAAGAGCAGGAACTTCACATAACGGAGGTTCTATTACAGGGTTTTATACTGTTTTGACCGATGCAGAAGATGATATGGATGATATTGTTGCAGATAAGGTTCGCGGATTTATCGACGGACATATTGTTCTAACAAGAAAACTAGCAGAACAAAGCCATTACCCTGCGATCGATGTACCCGCTTCCCTTTCAAGACTTATGCAAAAGATTGTCAACGAAGATCATTATATGCGTTCTTCCATCGTAAGAGAACTTATTTCGAAATATAAAAGCTCAGAAGATATTATTTTATTAAACGCCTATGTTCGCGGAGCCGACGAAAAAGTAGATATGGCGATTGATAAAAAATCACAAATTGATGATTATCTTAGACAAAGGATTGAAGAAAAGTCTAGTTACCAAGATGCAACCAACCGATTGGCCAAAATACTTCAGTCCTCCGCTCGTGTAGAAGATGATTTTTAA
- a CDS encoding LIC10235 family protein: MEPQKVGPGQIDKIAEDLKKDPEKSIGNYLFKGFRIQISKYKASGAERVQQLYKRRRAQGLCIVCGTKVTRKNPVTGILYRLCDTHRAEIDQKNKEKAKAKKGK, translated from the coding sequence ATGGAACCACAAAAAGTAGGCCCAGGACAAATTGACAAAATTGCAGAGGATTTGAAAAAAGATCCTGAAAAATCCATTGGAAATTACCTTTTCAAAGGATTCAGAATTCAAATCTCTAAATACAAAGCTTCTGGTGCAGAAAGAGTGCAACAACTCTACAAAAGAAGAAGAGCGCAAGGTCTTTGCATCGTTTGTGGAACTAAAGTAACACGTAAAAATCCTGTAACAGGCATCCTTTACAGACTTTGTGATACACACAGAGCTGAAATTGATCAAAAAAACAAAGAAAAAGCGAAAGCAAAAAAAGGAAAATAG